Genomic segment of Gloeocapsa sp. PCC 7428:
ATGTTTGACGTAACATGACTTTGCAGGTAATGGCAATAACTCTAAGCTTTATTATCAACTGCTTTTGATGCATAGATACTCAGCATAGGTTGGTGTATTGTAACTTGCTTCTACAATCTCAAACCCTGCTTTGGTCAACATCCCTTCGATAATCCACGTATACGTGCTATATTCCTCGCGCACGTGCATCTCAAAATCTTTGGCTGTCCAACCTGTGCCTTCAGGTTTGGCAACTCGTCTAATCCATTCATTAATCGATGCTTCATAGTCGGCAGGTGGAAATGAGAAAATGGCATCTCGCAAGTAGAAGACACCTTTCGGCTTAAGCAAGGCAGCAATTCTGAGTAAAGCCGCCATTTTCCAGAAATCAGGCAAGATGTGAAGGGCATTTTTTGTGACAACAAAATCAACTTGCTGATCTTGATGTTGGTAAGTCAAAAATCCTGCTTGATGAAATTTGATATTTGTCACGCCGGTTTTTTGCGCTTTATTTTGAGCATAGCTGAGCATCGATTGTGAAATATCAACAGCATAGACATAAGCCCCTGTCAGCGCAGCTTGAATCGCAAAATTACCTGTACCTGCTCCTAGATCGATGACAGAATGGTTGGTACTAATTTCTAACCGAGTAACCAAAGCTTGCTCTTTTTCTGGCGTACTGGATGTTTGATTGCGATCGTAAACTTCAACTTGGGCTGCATCATGGAAGGCAACGCCAGCCATTTTAAACTCATCAAAATACCACGCAGGAAAAGACGTCATCGTTTTGCACAGTAGTAGAGAACATCGAGATTAAAAATATGAATTTGCTTTTCGTACTGTAAGCCAGCTTTTTCGATGACTCTTCTTGAGGCAAAATTATCGGGCAATGCCATCGCAATCAGTTTATCGAGGTTAGCCACATTGAAACCGTAAGAAACGGCTGCTTTTGCTGCTTGTGTTGCAATTCCTCGCCCCCAATACTCTTTAGCGAGTCCGTAAAGAACTTCAACCTCGTCGATCTCATCTAAATAGCGTAAACCACAATAGCCAACCATTCGAGCGGAATCGTTTTCGATAATTGCCCAAACTCCGTAGCCGCGTTGTTGCCAGTGATTAATAAAAGATTTCAGCGATTTTTCGGCATTTTCTCTGGGAATTGGGACTCCTCGGCTAGGAAGAAAGCGCGTGACTTCAGGATCAGCCCAAATTGCGGCTAGCGCATCCAAGTCAGCAGGTTGCAGCGATCGCATTGTGAAATCATCAAGCTGTAATGTATGCTTGGCAGGGTTAGTCATCATGACATCACTTGCAAAAGATTAACTATGCTTTTTTTACGATAGATATGATTTGTAGGATAGGCTTGGATGCGATCGCTTTGACTACAATAGGGGCAGAGTCAAGAATTACTATAGCAACATGAACCCAGAAACCTTACGCGAACGAGTCGCTAAAGTTGTGAGTAAACGTGAAACGCTTTTGCGATTGTTAGAACAACCTAACTTAGGGATTTTAAGAACAGATGTTAACCAGGCGTTGGAAGAAATGGACGACCTAATCGATGAGTTTCGTCGGACTTTTCCCAACGAAGCGCAGTCTTTTTAAGTTAAAAAATTAACTTTTCAATACCAAAAAGCGCCAAAATAGAACTGACTACTAGGTTCATTGGCGCTTGGTCAAGTCGCTTGTGTTGCCCTTAGCTGCTAGATAGATTTTCTGCTATTTAATATTACGATTGCCGATCTCGCGTACCAAAGCAATTAATTCGGGAGTAGATGTATCTTTTCGGCAAAAAGCATCCATATTGTTAAGTTGGTTGCTCTCGCGTAGTTTTGGTTCCTCTAAGGAGGAGTAAGCAATAATTTGAGTACCTGGAGCAATATCTTTAATTTGGTTAGAAGCACTCAAGCCATCCATGACTGGCATTTGCAAGTCAAGAATGATCACGTCAGGATGATGGCGTTGTACCATTTCCACCGCCTCTAAGCCATTGCTTGCTAAACCAACTAACTCAATATTTTCTTGATTCGCTAATGCTAACTTGAGGCTAAAGCGGGTTAGCTCGTGGTCATCAGCTACTAAAACGCGTAGGGTACTAGACTGGCAAGACAAGGGTAACATCCAATAATAATGAGTAGCGATTTGTTAAATGTTTAGTTTAGTTTATGACATAGTTAACGCTATTTCACTCTATCTGCTGGGTGAATCGGATTGCAGCAGTGATTACAAATATTGCAGCTATTAATTAGTAAAAGTTATTGAGGTAAAGTTTGGTAAAGAAAGATCTAATATTAAGTCCGGTTGATGAGTGATGATAAAAATGGTGGCTAGTGACCAGTAATTGCCACAAAGATAAGGTTATTTAACCGAAGATGATATAAGACTACAGAAGTTTCAGACTTGATGAAAAACTCGCCCCCCAACCCCCCAAGTTTGGGGAACATTAAAAAGCTTAATTTTTACTAGGATTGAGGAGCGATCGCTCTGAGTGGGGTTTATCCTGTTGTTGCAACTGGCGTGGACGGAAGAGGGCTAGTCAATGTTTGTACAAGCGTTCTATTCTTTTGTTATTCCTGCATCAAGTGCCAGTTGCATTAAGATATTTTGCGAGCTTGCTTCTGGGCTATCTTCTGTTGGTTTTCTTTGAATGTAGCTGCCATCTGGTTGCAAATCCCAAGCTTGACGGTTATCTGCCAGCAAAATTCCTAAGATTTCCTGAAGATCTTTCGCAATTTTTGGATCAGCCACTGGGGTAATTGCTTCAACGCGGCGATCTAGGTTGCGCGGCATCCAGTCAGCACTGCCAATAAAAATTTCTTCTTGACCATTGTTGTCAAAGTAAAAGATGCGCGAGTGTTCTAAAAAGCGTCCCACAATACTGATTACGCGGATATTTTCACTAATATCTTTGAGTCCAGGGCACAAGCAGCATATACCACGGATGATTAAATCGATTTGCACTCCTGCTTGTGATGCTTCATAAAGCGTGGCAATAATTTGCGGGTCTACTAGCGAATTCATCTTAGCGACGATGCGACCAGTTGCGCCGTTGTGGCAATGTTCGATTTCACGACGAATCAAAGCAAGAAAGCGATCGCGCATATTTACGGGTGCAACTAGCAGTTGACGATAAGACTTTTGGCGCGAGTATCCTGTCAAGTAGTTAAATAAGTCGGTTAAGTCTGCGCCTAGTTCTTCACGACAGCTAAACAGTCCCAAATCAGTGTAGAGGCGTGCAGTTTTAGGGTTATAGTTACCTGTGCCAATGTGAACATAGCGATGGATGCGATCGCCCTCGCGACGTACAACCATGACGATCTTTGAGTGCGTTTTTAAGCCTGTGACACCGTAAACAACATGAACCCCTACACGTTCCAAGCGCCGCGCCCAATAAATATTATTTTCCTCATCGAAACGCGCTTTGAGTTCGACTAAAACCGCGACTTGCTTGCCGTTTTCGGCGGCTGCGATGAGTGCATTAACAATTGGTGAATCTCCAGAGGTGCGATAAAGTGTCATTTTAATCGCTAACACATCTGGATCGTAGGCAGCTTGCGTAATAAACCTCACCACAGTAGAAGAAAAAGATTCATACGGATGGTGGACTAATAAATCTCCTTCCTTAATTACCGAAAAAAAATCTTTACCTTCCTCAGATTCCTGAAGGTCTGGATTAAGTTTAGGAACACTGATTCCTTGTACGCGGGGCGGAATAACTGATTTCCAAGGTGGGTCTTTGAGTTCAGGTAAGGGTAATGCCATAAACGACATGAGATCGCCTAAACCTAGTAACCCTTGAATTTCATAAACATCCGTTTCTTCTAAATCTAACTCTTGTAGTAGCTTTAACCTAACGGGTTCTGGAATATGCGATTCAATTTCTAGCCTGACGGTCGAACCACCAACACGCCGCTTACGCAATTCTTGTTCGATTGCTTGCAGCAAGTCATCCGCTTCATCTTCTTCAAGTTCCAAATCAGAATCGCGCGTGATGCGAAATAGGTAATACTCCTGAATATTCATTCCAGGAAACAACGACTCTAGATTATGTGCTAGTACCTGTTCTAAAAGAACTCCAGTCCAATGCACAGGCTGTTCTTGTGCCTGTACTCCTAATTCTGGGGGTAGTGCTAAAAAGCGGGGTAATGCCTTAGGAACTTTAACTCTGGCAAAGAACTCAGCTTCGGTATCTGGATTTTTAACAACAACTGCGAGGTTAAGGCTGAGATTGGAAATATAAGGAAATGGATGGCTAGGATCAATCGCTAGCGGGGTAAGAACAGGAAAAATTTGTTCCTCGAAGTAGTCTTGTAAGTAATTCCGCTGTTCTTGATTTAAATCAATATAATCGAGAATGTGAATTCCTGCTTGCGCCAGTGCGGGGCGAATGACTTGCTCAAAGTGCTGGTGTTGTTGAGTTACTAAGGGGCGTAGTCGTTGACTAATTGCGTCGAGTTGTTCTTGCGGTGTTCGACCATCAGGAGTTAACTGCGTCACTTTCGCGGCAACTTGCTCTTTTAAAGCGGCGATGCGTACCATGAAAAATTCATCTAAGTTGGAACTAAAAATCGCCAAAAATTTGAGTCGCTCTAACAACGGCGTACGCGGATCGCAGGCTTCATGTAGTACTCGATGATTGAACTCCAACCAGCTTAGCTCGCGATTAAAGTAGTATTGGGGATCTTTAAGATTAATTTCAGTCGCGGTTTTTTTTGTTCTGGGCATATAGGTTAAGTGACTGCCAGGAAAACTTTAACTAGGGAATTAATACTATTTTGGATGTTAAATTTTATATTTTGATTAAGTCCGTAAGTATAATTAAAAATCTTACGCTCCGAGGTTGCTGACTTAGAAATACAAAAGTAGTTAGGACACTTTATACCATTTCACTAAATAAGAATTACAGTTAATTTCTTCCTCTGCCCCCTCTGCACCTCTGCTTCCTCTGCACACCTGCTTCCTCTGCTACCCATTTGTAGCAAATTTAAAGTGAAATGGTATTACCCATTATGGAAGGCAAAGCAATGCTCTTTAAGGATGAGCGTTAATGTGTAGCTTAGACTAATTGATTTGGAATAGAAAATTAGAGTTCTCAGCCAAACGTCATTATCTGTTGGACTATGGCATTGCGACTGCCGACATTTCGTTCATAGTTTTTGTATTGCACTAAAATACTTCATTCTCTATTCCCTGCCACCATTCTCCTAAATTCATTAAATCTTGGTGGATGTCTGTCAATTCTTGCGCATATTCTTCCGGCGAGGTTGTGGCGCGACGTTCTTGAAGTTTCTTTAAGCGTAGCTGTACTAACAGCCAAGGTTTGGAAATACTATCTGTCGCTTCCAAGTATTGCGCTAAGTCTTTACTATCCATCAACTAGCACCAGTGAGGGTTAGTCTCATCGTATTGCGGATTTAGAATTTTGGG
This window contains:
- a CDS encoding class I SAM-dependent methyltransferase; this encodes MTSFPAWYFDEFKMAGVAFHDAAQVEVYDRNQTSSTPEKEQALVTRLEISTNHSVIDLGAGTGNFAIQAALTGAYVYAVDISQSMLSYAQNKAQKTGVTNIKFHQAGFLTYQHQDQQVDFVVTKNALHILPDFWKMAALLRIAALLKPKGVFYLRDAIFSFPPADYEASINEWIRRVAKPEGTGWTAKDFEMHVREEYSTYTWIIEGMLTKAGFEIVEASYNTPTYAEYLCIKSS
- a CDS encoding GNAT family N-acetyltransferase; the encoded protein is MMTNPAKHTLQLDDFTMRSLQPADLDALAAIWADPEVTRFLPSRGVPIPRENAEKSLKSFINHWQQRGYGVWAIIENDSARMVGYCGLRYLDEIDEVEVLYGLAKEYWGRGIATQAAKAAVSYGFNVANLDKLIAMALPDNFASRRVIEKAGLQYEKQIHIFNLDVLYYCAKR
- a CDS encoding response regulator transcription factor, with amino-acid sequence MLPLSCQSSTLRVLVADDHELTRFSLKLALANQENIELVGLASNGLEAVEMVQRHHPDVIILDLQMPVMDGLSASNQIKDIAPGTQIIAYSSLEEPKLRESNQLNNMDAFCRKDTSTPELIALVREIGNRNIK
- the ppk1 gene encoding polyphosphate kinase 1, with the translated sequence MPRTKKTATEINLKDPQYYFNRELSWLEFNHRVLHEACDPRTPLLERLKFLAIFSSNLDEFFMVRIAALKEQVAAKVTQLTPDGRTPQEQLDAISQRLRPLVTQQHQHFEQVIRPALAQAGIHILDYIDLNQEQRNYLQDYFEEQIFPVLTPLAIDPSHPFPYISNLSLNLAVVVKNPDTEAEFFARVKVPKALPRFLALPPELGVQAQEQPVHWTGVLLEQVLAHNLESLFPGMNIQEYYLFRITRDSDLELEEDEADDLLQAIEQELRKRRVGGSTVRLEIESHIPEPVRLKLLQELDLEETDVYEIQGLLGLGDLMSFMALPLPELKDPPWKSVIPPRVQGISVPKLNPDLQESEEGKDFFSVIKEGDLLVHHPYESFSSTVVRFITQAAYDPDVLAIKMTLYRTSGDSPIVNALIAAAENGKQVAVLVELKARFDEENNIYWARRLERVGVHVVYGVTGLKTHSKIVMVVRREGDRIHRYVHIGTGNYNPKTARLYTDLGLFSCREELGADLTDLFNYLTGYSRQKSYRQLLVAPVNMRDRFLALIRREIEHCHNGATGRIVAKMNSLVDPQIIATLYEASQAGVQIDLIIRGICCLCPGLKDISENIRVISIVGRFLEHSRIFYFDNNGQEEIFIGSADWMPRNLDRRVEAITPVADPKIAKDLQEILGILLADNRQAWDLQPDGSYIQRKPTEDSPEASSQNILMQLALDAGITKE